The Mytilus galloprovincialis chromosome 7, xbMytGall1.hap1.1, whole genome shotgun sequence genome has a window encoding:
- the LOC143081801 gene encoding sialate:O-sulfotransferase 2-like: MTMKLFVLLMCVYSMESLKCQVQIIDSNDYVGCFVDTRTRRLLPHKYWLNGNNPPDLENNLCMLYCKEQSYMYFGTQNAKECFCGDDPYQYGPGDVIDYYLGDNDCDQPCRGDSEQICGGGWRLSVYETGYLPLKQGHIQYKLFLNSTILTAPANQVMTSSSNIDCALYCKILDSCKVYVISTETGQCSLYNSYTIMCEGVQQVDGFQVYMMK; this comes from the exons ATGACTATGAAGCTGTTTGTCTTGTTGATGTGTGTTTATTCTATGGAATCATTAAAG tgtCAGGTACAAATTATTG ATAGTAATGATTACGTTGGATGTTTCGTTGATACACGTACAAGACGACTGTTACCACATAAATATTGGTTGAACGGAAATAATCCCCCAGATTTGGAAAACAACTTGTGTATGCTTTACTGTAAAGAACAGAGTTACATGTACTTTGGAACACAG aaCGCTAAAGAATGCTTCTGTGGGGATGACCCTTATCAGTACGGCCCTGGAGATGTAATCGATTATTACCTCGGGGATAATGATTGTGATCAGCCGTGTCGTGGCGATTCTGAGCAGATCTGTGGAGGTGGATGGAGGCTATCAGTGTATGAAACAG GATATCTTCCCTTAAAACAAGGACATATTCAGTATAAGCTATTTTTAAACAGCACGATTCTTACAGCACCGGCCAACCAAGTTATGACATCAAGTAGCAATATTGATTGTGCACTGTACTGCAAAATATTGGACTCCTGTAAGGTGTATGTGATTTCCACAGAAACAGGACAGTGTAGTTTGTATAACAGCTACACCATTATGTGCGAGGGAGTCCAGCAAGTAGATGGATTCCAAGTTTATATGATGAAATGA